From one Magnolia sinica isolate HGM2019 chromosome 18, MsV1, whole genome shotgun sequence genomic stretch:
- the LOC131233071 gene encoding aluminum-activated malate transporter 10-like yields MRLMGLILALKLNVWMFWEKMRELAVDDPRRIFHCFKVGLALTLVSLFYYIGPLYDGVGGTAMWGIFTVIVIFECTVGATLSKGLNRGMATLVAGAFGFVVYWLASHFGEKAEPVVLGISVFFIVSAVTFLRFIPAVKTQFDYGVLIFILTFSLVSISGYRENKLFELAHQRLSTIAIGGFMCIVISIFICPIWAGEELHQLITCNIEKLADSLDGCVFEYFNESASTADNEEPGQKSQAYTSVLINSKATEESLAKFAQWEPPHGRFWFWHPWKQYLKISAAIRCCTYRVEALNGSINSEIKAPKFMKKHISDACMKLSSQFSMVLKELATTTKSMRRSSNIEFLVSKMNCAVEDLRNALDSLPHQLPLPLPPPSIEAMKEKNPCIWTINMPLTEVMPLVVVTSLLIEIAGRIQGVVDAVNELAILANFKPAVGKSKLRDNN; encoded by the exons ATGCGGCTGATGGGGCTGATTTTAGCATTGAAATTGAACGTGTGGATGTTTTGGGAGAAGATGAGGGAGTTGGCTGTTGATGATCCTAGAAGGATTTTCCATTGTTTCAAAGTGGGGCTGGCACTTACATTGGTGTCCCTGTTTTACTACATCGGGCCCTTGTACGATGGTGTTGGAGGAACGGCCATGTGGGGCATCTTCACGGTCATTGTAATCTTCGAATGCACAGTCG GTGCAACGCTCTCCAAAGGTTTAAACAGAGGAATGGCTACGCTAGTTGCTGGAGCCTTCGGCTTCGTTGTTTATTGGCTTGCAAGCCACTTTGGGGAGAAGGCCGAGCCTGTGGTTCTTGGTATCTCTGTCTTCTTTATAG TTTCTGCGGTTACGTTTCTTAGATTCATTCCTGCGGTGAAAACCCAATTCGATTATGGTGTTTTGATCTTTATCCTCACCTTCAGCTTGGTTTCCATCTCGGGATACCGTGAGAACAAATTGTTTGAGTTGGCCCACCAGCGTCTATCCACCATTGCCATAGGAGGGTTCATGTGCATAGTCATCAGCATCTTTATCTGCCCCATCTGGGCAGGCGAAGAACTCCACCAACTGATCACTTGTAACATTGAAAAGCTTGCCGATTCGTTAGATG gatGTGTGTTTGAATATTTTAATGAAAGTGCGAGTACAGCAGACAACGAAGAGCCTGGTCAAAAATCACAAGCCTACACAAGCGTGCTGATCAATTCGAAGGCCACCGAAGAATCACTG GCCAAATTCGCACAATGGGAGCCCCCACATGGCCGTTTCTGGTTTTGGCATCCATGGAAACAGTATCTCAAGATCTCAGCGGCAATACGCTGCTGCACTTATCGAGTGGAGGCACTCAATGGTTCCATCAATTCGGAGATTAAG GCACCCAAGTTCATGAAGAAGCATATCAGTGACGCATGCATGAAGTTAAGCTCCCAATTTTCCATGGTCTTGAAAGAGCTCGCCACCACAACCAAAAGCATGAGAAGATCTTCCAACATAGAGTTTTTAGTTTCAAAGATGAATTGCGCTGTAGAAGATCTCCGAAATGCATTGGATTCTCTTCCTCACCAACTTCCACTGCCGCTGCCACCTCCATCGATAGAAGCAATGAAGGAGAAAAACCCATGCATCTGGACTATCAACATGCCACTTACGGAGGTCATGCCTCTTGTCGTGGTCACCTCGCTACTGATCGAAATCGCAGGGAGGATCCAAGGAGTCGTCGATGCCGTCAATGAATTGGCAATCCTTGCGAATTTCAAACCCGCTGTAGGAAAGTCTAAGCTGCGGGACAATAATTAG